The bacterium genome has a window encoding:
- the lptG gene encoding LPS export ABC transporter permease LptG — MKLLDRYILRRFFQYLIFALIASAVIFITVDSTEHLDKFIDAHVPYHLVLRYYYLYLPYIIYLTLPVSVLLATLFTIGGFVYRNELTAMQSAGYSLWRILGMLVLLAIPLSMATLVFGESVVPVANHERKTLYREHVTKQKNPVTSRRGRLYIQVGQNEYLKMEGYDPENRIGERISLHTLYRGRLLKRVTAERMRFEENAWLLTDAETYAFAQDKVTVTRLDTLRRADFTITPDDLSRVNIAPEEMNYVELRDMVRRLKASGVRAGKWVVDLAFKISQPFATVIIVLFGVPFAAIRRRGGLVFGFGLSLLVCFVFFGFMQVGKILGYNGSVGPIMAAWAGNIVFGVLGVALVIRVRK; from the coding sequence GTGAAACTCCTCGACCGCTACATCCTCCGCCGTTTTTTCCAGTATCTCATCTTCGCGCTGATCGCCAGTGCGGTGATTTTCATTACGGTGGACAGTACCGAGCATCTCGACAAGTTCATTGATGCGCACGTTCCCTACCATCTGGTTCTCCGCTACTACTATCTCTACCTTCCCTACATCATTTACCTGACTCTGCCGGTTTCGGTCTTGCTGGCCACACTGTTCACGATCGGCGGCTTCGTCTATCGCAACGAACTGACCGCCATGCAATCGGCGGGCTACAGCTTATGGCGGATTCTGGGAATGCTAGTCCTGCTGGCGATTCCGCTCAGCATGGCGACGCTGGTCTTCGGTGAGAGTGTGGTTCCCGTCGCCAACCACGAGCGGAAGACTCTCTATCGCGAACACGTCACGAAGCAGAAGAATCCGGTTACCAGCCGCCGCGGCCGACTCTACATTCAGGTCGGGCAGAATGAATATCTGAAAATGGAGGGCTACGATCCGGAAAACCGGATCGGAGAGCGGATCAGCCTGCATACCCTTTACAGGGGGCGTCTCCTGAAACGGGTGACGGCCGAGCGCATGCGGTTCGAGGAGAACGCCTGGCTGCTCACCGACGCCGAGACGTACGCTTTCGCGCAGGACAAGGTGACGGTGACGCGACTCGATACGTTGCGGCGCGCGGATTTCACCATCACTCCCGATGATCTGAGCCGTGTCAACATCGCGCCCGAAGAGATGAACTACGTCGAGCTGCGGGACATGGTGAGGCGTTTGAAAGCGAGCGGCGTACGGGCCGGGAAATGGGTGGTGGATCTGGCTTTCAAGATTTCTCAGCCGTTCGCGACGGTGATAATCGTGCTGTTCGGGGTTCCGTTCGCGGCGATTCGACGGCGGGGAGGACTGGTGTTCGGCTTCGGCCTCTCGCTGCTCGTCTGTTTCGTGTTCTTCGGTTTCATGCAGGTGGGAAAGATTCTTGGCTACAACGGCTCGGTGGGACCGATCATGGCGGCGTGGGCGGGGAACATCGTCTTCGGTGTGCTTGGCGTGGCGCTGGTGATCCGCGTGCGCAAGTAG
- a CDS encoding glutamate--tRNA ligase, with product MSEIRVRFAPSPTGYLHVGGARTAIFNYLFARSAGGRFLLRIEDTDPVRSRGELAQVILDGLRWLGIESDEPVVYQSDRKARFVEIAQELIRRGYAYPDFTTPEDLERMRKESQARREPMFRFKADPDAARAEASERLARGEPHAVRFASPADGVAWDDLVHGPIEFRGEEIEDFVLLRSEGSPTYHLSVVCDDHDMAISHVLRGDDHVSNTPKQILIYRAMDWVVPKFGHVPLILGPDKQRLSKRTGAASVGEFHEKGFLPQALFNFLTLLGWSPGPGDRELFTRDELFSCFQIEGIQPKSAVFDIAKLEWMNGEHLRMLADSDALDYLILHAPDSGVTREQLARVWPLVRPRIRLPRDLYEDHAYFFHDPVDYDPKGVEKHFQNPAVVKAFTEYHSELTDVNPFEEAALEAQLRTFCEAREMSAGKLIHPIRLALTGKTVSPGLFEMMVALGRETVLRRLDAALKKLVAS from the coding sequence ATGTCTGAAATTCGCGTACGATTCGCTCCCAGTCCGACCGGCTATCTGCACGTTGGCGGGGCGCGAACCGCCATTTTCAACTATTTATTCGCCCGCTCCGCGGGCGGTCGTTTCTTGCTGCGAATCGAAGACACCGATCCGGTGCGTTCGCGGGGAGAACTCGCGCAGGTGATTCTCGACGGACTCCGTTGGCTGGGGATCGAGTCCGATGAACCGGTTGTGTATCAGTCGGATCGCAAGGCGCGGTTCGTCGAGATCGCGCAGGAGCTCATTCGACGGGGTTACGCCTATCCCGATTTCACAACTCCTGAAGATCTCGAGCGAATGCGCAAGGAGTCGCAAGCCCGCCGTGAGCCGATGTTCCGCTTCAAGGCCGATCCGGACGCGGCGCGGGCCGAAGCCTCCGAACGTTTGGCGCGGGGCGAGCCTCATGCCGTCCGCTTCGCATCTCCCGCCGACGGAGTGGCATGGGATGACCTCGTGCACGGCCCGATCGAGTTTCGGGGAGAAGAAATCGAGGATTTCGTATTGCTCCGCAGCGAAGGATCGCCGACGTATCATCTGTCGGTCGTCTGCGACGATCATGACATGGCCATCTCGCACGTGCTGCGCGGCGACGATCACGTCTCCAACACGCCCAAGCAGATCTTGATCTACAGGGCGATGGATTGGGTCGTTCCAAAGTTCGGCCATGTTCCGCTTATTCTCGGACCCGACAAACAGCGGCTCTCCAAGCGCACCGGAGCGGCTTCGGTAGGCGAGTTCCATGAGAAGGGATTTCTCCCACAGGCGCTGTTTAATTTCCTCACGCTGCTTGGTTGGTCGCCAGGACCGGGGGATCGAGAGCTGTTTACGCGTGACGAACTCTTTTCGTGCTTCCAGATTGAGGGGATTCAGCCTAAAAGCGCCGTCTTCGATATTGCCAAACTCGAATGGATGAATGGTGAGCATCTGCGGATGCTCGCCGATTCGGACGCTTTGGATTACTTAATACTCCACGCACCGGACAGCGGAGTCACTCGCGAGCAGCTTGCCCGCGTCTGGCCGCTTGTCCGCCCGCGCATTCGGCTGCCGCGTGATCTCTATGAGGATCACGCCTACTTTTTCCATGATCCCGTTGACTATGACCCGAAAGGTGTTGAGAAGCACTTTCAGAATCCCGCTGTCGTAAAAGCGTTCACCGAGTACCATAGCGAACTGACCGACGTCAATCCCTTTGAGGAAGCCGCCCTCGAAGCGCAGCTGCGGACGTTTTGCGAAGCGCGCGAGATGTCGGCCGGAAAGCTCATCCATCCCATCCGGCTGGCCCTGACGGGAAAGACAGTCAGTCCGGGTCTCTTCGAGATGATGGTCGCTCTGGGCAGGGAGACCGTTCTTCGCCGCCTGGATGCCGCGCTGAAAAAACTGGTTGCATCGTGA
- a CDS encoding DUF3566 domain-containing protein, translating into MKHEIRRIEPISGMRVGFLFGLLAGVVFWLIEIVLIKFLAGSGSQEILPPGAESLLELGGVSMVFMTVISSLLFSLIFAVLGGLSAVCYNFAARLFGGVEIHLDDTAEATDGTTRSEDPFDRDEDV; encoded by the coding sequence ATGAAACACGAGATTCGGCGAATTGAGCCGATCAGCGGCATGCGGGTCGGTTTTCTGTTCGGCCTTCTGGCCGGAGTTGTTTTCTGGCTGATCGAGATTGTGCTCATCAAGTTTCTGGCCGGTTCCGGAAGCCAAGAAATCCTTCCGCCGGGAGCCGAATCACTTCTCGAATTGGGCGGCGTTTCGATGGTGTTCATGACCGTCATTTCGAGTCTTCTGTTCTCACTGATCTTCGCAGTGCTGGGCGGTTTGTCGGCGGTCTGCTACAATTTCGCAGCCCGTCTGTTCGGCGGAGTCGAGATCCATCTGGACGATACCGCCGAGGCAACGGACGGCACTACCCGTTCCGAAGATCCATTTGACCGCGACGAAGATGTCTGA
- a CDS encoding PEGA domain-containing protein translates to MAETRSDTDIQARRRAVLGMILAGLGMVLAVLWGLWAFLHNQTGVLIVTSRPSGAEVILNRRPTDLLTTAFLSDLPADSFIVSLRKDGYRPIPPTQGVSVQPNETTRVTFLLAPLVRGDDRPLPPVSGKARNWQWRIVRIASDPDSAAIILDDKPLGVRTPVTVLLESGLHHLQACWPDGRKAFKNIIIDENQSPPDLIMRPVTYEKFVRPNQETEP, encoded by the coding sequence ATGGCTGAAACTCGATCCGACACCGACATTCAAGCTCGCCGCCGGGCCGTCCTCGGCATGATCCTCGCCGGACTGGGGATGGTGCTGGCCGTGCTGTGGGGACTCTGGGCCTTTCTGCACAATCAGACCGGCGTGCTGATCGTCACTTCGCGCCCATCGGGAGCCGAAGTCATCCTGAATCGCCGCCCCACCGATCTTCTCACCACCGCCTTTCTCTCGGATCTTCCCGCCGATTCCTTCATCGTCAGCCTGAGAAAAGACGGCTATCGCCCGATCCCTCCCACCCAAGGCGTATCCGTCCAACCCAATGAAACAACCCGCGTCACTTTTTTATTGGCACCCCTCGTGCGCGGAGATGATCGCCCATTGCCACCGGTCAGCGGCAAAGCCCGCAACTGGCAATGGCGGATCGTGCGAATTGCATCGGATCCCGACAGTGCGGCCATCATTCTCGATGACAAGCCGCTGGGAGTCCGCACTCCGGTCACGGTTCTCCTCGAATCCGGCCTGCACCATCTTCAGGCCTGTTGGCCCGATGGAAGGAAGGCTTTCAAGAACATCATCATTGATGAGAATCAGTCGCCTCCCGATCTGATCATGCGGCCCGTCACCTACGAGAAATTCGTTCGTCCGAATCAGGAAACGGAGCCATGA
- a CDS encoding LptF/LptG family permease, translating into MSYLYGSRPDILSRSQLSNLLPMILFRYIFREFIAPLIFSLSLIIFLFIMNLVFQMLGRVAGKGLPIHTIIEFFFLNLAWMIALAVPMAVLVASLTAYGRLSADGEITALKSTGAGQMRLLAPALLLGIVTAVALIGFNDRLLPQMNHRSRQLQSDIRRKKPTMVLEPGVFLSDIPGNVLIARDVNSQTQELVDVVVYQENDPEYGTTITAQRGFLRWDEPSESFEFMLYGGQVDRTSRRSPEQFQTTSFARAIFRVHSPEMSLRRTESGWKSERELNVAELIERVRTLERGDPTRNVKELNSLRVEVHKKFSIPAACIVFALLGAVLGQWVRRAGMGVSAAYSILFFLIYWVFLISGEDLADRGRTAPWLAMWAPNMLFFLLAAGLIWRERRGAVALPLDRIMRAIARRNGRRRQGG; encoded by the coding sequence TTGTCCTATCTTTATGGCAGCCGACCCGATATCCTAAGCCGGTCCCAGCTTTCTAACCTATTGCCGATGATTCTGTTCCGCTACATCTTCCGCGAGTTTATCGCACCGTTAATATTCAGCCTCAGTCTGATTATATTTTTGTTTATCATGAATTTAGTCTTTCAGATGCTGGGCCGGGTGGCCGGGAAGGGGCTTCCGATCCACACGATTATCGAGTTCTTTTTCCTGAACTTAGCTTGGATGATTGCGCTGGCGGTGCCGATGGCCGTGCTGGTGGCATCGCTGACGGCCTATGGAAGATTGTCGGCCGACGGCGAGATTACGGCCCTGAAGTCAACCGGAGCCGGTCAAATGAGGCTTCTGGCCCCCGCCCTGCTCCTCGGCATCGTGACGGCGGTGGCACTGATCGGCTTCAACGACCGCCTGCTGCCGCAGATGAACCACCGCTCGCGGCAACTGCAGTCCGACATCCGCCGCAAGAAACCGACGATGGTGCTCGAACCGGGCGTGTTTCTCTCGGATATTCCGGGAAACGTGCTGATCGCCCGCGACGTGAACTCGCAGACTCAGGAGCTGGTGGACGTGGTGGTGTATCAGGAAAACGATCCTGAGTACGGCACGACCATCACCGCCCAACGGGGATTCCTGCGCTGGGACGAACCGTCGGAGAGTTTCGAGTTCATGCTGTATGGCGGACAGGTAGATCGCACTTCGCGGCGCAGTCCCGAGCAGTTCCAGACCACGAGCTTTGCGCGAGCCATTTTTCGCGTGCACTCTCCGGAAATGTCGCTGCGGCGGACCGAATCCGGTTGGAAAAGCGAACGCGAGTTGAACGTGGCCGAGCTGATCGAGCGAGTCCGCACGCTGGAACGCGGCGATCCTACGCGAAACGTGAAGGAACTGAACAGCCTGCGGGTCGAGGTTCACAAAAAATTCTCGATTCCGGCGGCCTGTATCGTCTTTGCACTTTTAGGCGCGGTATTGGGGCAATGGGTGAGACGCGCCGGAATGGGAGTGTCCGCCGCCTACAGCATTCTCTTTTTCCTGATCTATTGGGTCTTCCTCATCAGTGGAGAAGACCTGGCCGACCGCGGACGGACGGCACCGTGGCTGGCGATGTGGGCGCCGAATATGCTCTTCTTCCTCCTGGCCGCGGGACTGATCTGGCGGGAAAGACGGGGAGCGGTGGCTTTACCGCTCGACCGGATCATGCGCGCCATCGCGCGCCGGAATGGTAGGCGGAGACAAGGCGGATAA
- a CDS encoding PBP1A family penicillin-binding protein, producing MIQPDTDRPRSGFVWRQVWVAIIVGLVVGLLVVAGIRFYFHLREGMPSVEQLENFEPQLSTKLLDRNGVPIKEIYTQRRSYIPLSQTPPCVTQAFLAIEDHKFYEHWGIRPVALAGAFVQSLTRFSLRPRGASTITQQLTRNLYYTSKRSVKRKLREALTAIEIERYYSKDEILEMYLTQTYFGGGAHGIAAAASTYFSKSVPELTTTEAALLAGIPKSPTRYNPFNYPENARTRRNTVLWRMWKVGYLTKAAYDSLAATDLNLRPASLNGEIGIAPYFTEMVRQQLNVIGREHGFDPYRDGVTVLTTLDSRLQACAEAAVRVTLPEIQEKVNAIFRATELARVLDKAYPDSSVRARRRMASERALVDSLGTVYMPAQVALVALDPYTGHILAMIGGRDFDETKFNRAVQAVRQPGSCFKPFVYAAVFDSGVPITTHVSNDSLAIEQFDGTIWSPPNYDKEYGGEVDLREGLFRSLNVVAIRLIRERTTPRTVADLAHRMGITTQLDPYDALALGSSGVIPLDLTAAYQAFLTGGIWSKPMAIVEVTDAYGHTICEYRPVRRAVLSEETAFLVQSLMRSVVDRGTGAGLRSVHGFYSPAAGKTGTTNDFADAWFVGFTPHLIAGVWVGFDDYSRQLGHGMGGAVAALPFWARFMKSAYDTLKYAEDGFEIPRGIVTAQICEETGGLATPFCPLTRTEYFNRSFPLPEPCPEHGGIQNMRRPRPSLF from the coding sequence TTGATACAACCTGATACGGACCGCCCGCGCTCCGGCTTCGTCTGGCGGCAAGTGTGGGTGGCGATTATCGTCGGATTGGTGGTTGGCTTGCTGGTGGTGGCGGGGATTCGCTTCTACTTCCACCTGCGGGAAGGCATGCCGTCCGTCGAACAGCTGGAGAACTTCGAACCCCAGCTCAGTACCAAGCTCCTCGACCGTAACGGTGTGCCCATCAAGGAGATCTACACGCAGCGGCGGTCCTATATTCCGCTGTCGCAGACTCCGCCGTGCGTGACGCAGGCGTTTCTGGCCATTGAAGATCACAAGTTCTACGAGCACTGGGGTATCCGCCCGGTGGCGCTGGCGGGAGCGTTTGTTCAGAGTCTGACGCGCTTCAGTCTCCGGCCGCGCGGGGCATCCACCATCACCCAGCAGCTCACCCGGAATCTCTACTATACTTCCAAGCGATCCGTCAAGCGCAAGCTGCGCGAAGCGTTGACGGCGATTGAGATCGAACGGTACTACTCGAAGGACGAAATCCTCGAGATGTACCTCACTCAAACGTATTTCGGGGGGGGAGCCCACGGCATCGCGGCGGCGGCGTCCACCTACTTCTCCAAGTCCGTGCCCGAGCTGACCACCACCGAAGCGGCCTTGCTGGCCGGCATTCCCAAATCCCCCACGCGCTACAATCCCTTCAACTACCCGGAAAATGCGCGGACGCGCCGCAATACGGTATTGTGGCGGATGTGGAAAGTCGGCTATCTGACCAAGGCCGCCTATGACAGCCTCGCGGCGACGGATCTGAACCTCCGTCCGGCGTCGCTGAACGGTGAGATCGGCATCGCGCCCTATTTTACCGAGATGGTGAGGCAGCAGCTCAACGTGATCGGGCGGGAGCACGGATTCGATCCCTATCGCGACGGGGTGACCGTTCTGACCACGCTTGATTCCCGCCTTCAGGCTTGCGCGGAAGCGGCGGTTCGAGTCACCCTCCCCGAGATTCAAGAGAAAGTCAACGCGATTTTCCGCGCCACCGAACTGGCCAGGGTTCTGGACAAGGCGTATCCCGACTCTTCCGTTCGGGCTCGCCGCCGGATGGCTTCCGAACGCGCGCTCGTGGATTCTCTGGGCACCGTTTACATGCCCGCACAGGTCGCATTGGTGGCGCTTGACCCCTATACGGGCCATATTCTGGCCATGATCGGGGGCCGCGACTTCGATGAAACCAAATTCAACCGCGCCGTTCAAGCCGTTCGTCAGCCGGGATCCTGTTTCAAGCCCTTCGTGTACGCTGCCGTATTCGACAGCGGGGTACCGATTACCACTCACGTTTCCAACGACAGTTTGGCGATCGAGCAGTTCGACGGCACAATTTGGTCGCCCCCCAACTATGACAAGGAATACGGCGGCGAGGTAGATCTGCGGGAAGGCTTGTTCCGCTCGCTGAACGTGGTGGCGATTCGACTGATTCGTGAGCGTACGACACCCCGGACGGTGGCGGATCTGGCTCACCGGATGGGAATCACCACCCAGCTTGATCCCTATGACGCTCTGGCGCTCGGTTCTTCGGGCGTGATCCCCCTCGATCTGACCGCCGCCTATCAAGCGTTCCTCACGGGAGGAATCTGGTCTAAGCCGATGGCGATCGTGGAAGTGACCGATGCCTACGGCCACACGATCTGTGAGTATCGTCCGGTGCGGCGGGCCGTACTCTCCGAAGAAACGGCTTTTCTGGTCCAGAGCCTGATGCGTTCGGTGGTGGATCGCGGAACCGGCGCCGGACTTCGCTCCGTGCACGGATTCTATTCTCCCGCCGCCGGAAAGACCGGCACCACCAACGACTTCGCCGACGCCTGGTTTGTGGGATTCACGCCCCATCTCATTGCCGGAGTCTGGGTCGGATTCGACGACTACTCCCGTCAGCTCGGACACGGAATGGGAGGCGCGGTCGCGGCCCTGCCGTTCTGGGCTCGATTCATGAAGTCAGCTTACGATACCTTGAAGTATGCGGAGGATGGCTTCGAGATTCCGCGCGGGATTGTGACCGCTCAGATTTGCGAGGAGACGGGCGGGTTGGCGACACCGTTTTGTCCTCTCACCCGCACCGAGTATTTTAACCGAAGTTTCCCTCTTCCCGAGCCTTGTCCGGAGCATGGGGGAATTCAAAACATGAGACGACCGAGGCCCAGCCTCTTCTAA
- a CDS encoding UDP-2,3-diacylglucosamine diphosphatase: MAGMPSLTPLTAPVYFLSDAHLGAAHLPDPTTQALKLDRFLDDVAGHGRAVIFVGDLFDFWYEWRHVVPKRYFRLLHRIRALVDHGVAVHLLAGNHDFRLRGFLERDAGIHVHHDSMAVTIGGQAIFVFHGDGLLARDHGYRLMKGVFRSRAAQGLFSLLHPDLATWIADQTSKTSRTREIMGPDDDKEYLAYARRKFAEGFRGVVMGHTHRPVEHVEGEHTYLNLGDWIVHFTYGVHDGTRLRLNRLDS; this comes from the coding sequence ATGGCTGGAATGCCGTCCCTGACGCCACTCACCGCGCCCGTCTACTTCCTATCGGATGCTCATCTCGGCGCCGCCCACCTTCCCGATCCGACCACTCAGGCGCTCAAGTTGGATCGCTTTCTGGATGATGTGGCCGGACATGGCCGGGCTGTGATTTTCGTGGGAGACTTGTTTGATTTCTGGTATGAGTGGCGGCATGTAGTCCCGAAACGCTACTTCCGGTTGTTGCACCGGATCCGCGCTCTCGTGGATCACGGCGTAGCGGTTCATTTGTTGGCCGGGAACCATGATTTCCGCCTTCGTGGTTTTCTGGAACGGGACGCCGGAATTCACGTGCATCACGATAGTATGGCTGTGACCATCGGCGGACAGGCGATCTTCGTCTTTCACGGCGACGGCCTGCTGGCCCGCGATCACGGCTATCGCCTGATGAAGGGGGTGTTCCGCAGTCGCGCGGCCCAAGGGTTGTTTTCGCTGTTGCATCCCGATCTGGCGACGTGGATTGCGGATCAGACCAGCAAGACCAGCCGGACTCGCGAAATCATGGGACCGGACGACGATAAGGAATACCTCGCCTACGCGCGCCGTAAGTTCGCCGAGGGATTCCGGGGCGTAGTGATGGGCCACACCCATCGTCCCGTGGAGCACGTGGAAGGCGAACACACGTATCTGAACCTCGGAGACTGGATCGTTCACTTCACCTACGGCGTTCACGACGGAACGCGGCTCCGTCTGAACCGTCTCGACTCGTGA